The Niastella koreensis GR20-10 genome includes a window with the following:
- a CDS encoding SusC/RagA family TonB-linked outer membrane protein: MKLTVILFLIAFHVSADGYNQVVTLHKKNAPLTDVFKDIRQQTGYDFFYELTWLEKAKPVNINVSNIPLTDALNLCLKDQPLTFTITGTTIVLKPKPVQLNVFAANTGFDVHGVVLDENNAPMQSVNIMVKGTDKITSTNNRGEFQIKDVQATTVLVVSSVGYSRQEITVNGKSDLRIQLKVAIGTLDEIQFVAYGTTTKRLNTGNVTTIKASDIEKQPVQNPLLTLQGRVPGLVVIQPSGLAGSSVRIRIQGQNSIANGSEPLYVVDGVPIDPQLPRTGNDYVLGSSGAIFSGWGNPLNYINPSDIESIDILKDADATAIYGSRAANGAIMITTKKGKAGVMKFDLNSQVGFGKMIRRLDMLNTKQYLEMRYEAYANDGIDWTSPSISADDLKVWDTTRYTNWQDQLLGGTAKFTNFNTSVSGGAATARYFISGTYHKETSVFPLSEDFADRKGTLHFNMDANSMNSKFKLQLSGNFMADNNQLPQNDITQTALLLEPDAPPLLNADGSINWAPDANGNTTLSDANVMIQRYKKYVNKTYNLVSSLNLGYTIFPRFELRSSFGYNYMQTNDYSPGPLIAVAPELRTTTVRGANFGDRNIQSWIMEPQASYSSKISKGKIELLVGVTLQNKNVNSGYIYGNGQLSDELLNNLYAAANIYKNNSLSSNYKYNAFFGRINYNWSDKYIVNINARRDGSTRFGANNRFHDFGSLGGAWIFSNEKIIRSKAGIISFGKLRSSYGSTGSDQIGDYQYMSLYNLYSNAPVPYQGIAGLIPAGLPNPNLQWEETWKLQAGIDLGFLQDRVIVNVTWVRNRSSNQLLRYSLPNTAGFTSYYVNFPAIIQNRNWEFAVTGKISQGKDFNWTCNVNLTLPKNKLVSFPNLSTSTYASRLIVGEPIDVLSNYHYLGVAPGSGDYLFSDRNGHPVLEPNTATDRTSLISTFQKLYGGFQNNLTYKSIQLDFLFQFVSQVGYNDVSFWNGSRYPGMFTRGNSNQPVTVLGRWQKVGDKASVAKFSTGEVATVLDSDHRYTNASFIRLKNLAFYWSLPQKWVDKVHFRSFRIYLHGQNLLTITNYKGLDPETQSMTSLPPLRIWTIGFQAGL; encoded by the coding sequence ATGAAGTTGACCGTCATATTGTTCCTGATAGCCTTCCACGTAAGTGCAGATGGGTACAACCAGGTGGTGACCCTGCACAAAAAAAATGCACCGCTTACAGATGTCTTTAAAGATATAAGGCAACAAACCGGCTATGATTTTTTTTATGAACTCACCTGGCTGGAAAAGGCGAAGCCCGTAAATATAAATGTCAGTAATATTCCACTTACTGATGCGCTCAATCTTTGCTTAAAGGACCAACCATTAACCTTTACTATAACCGGAACTACGATCGTACTAAAACCTAAGCCTGTTCAGCTGAATGTATTTGCTGCAAATACTGGTTTTGATGTGCATGGGGTGGTGCTGGATGAAAACAATGCACCCATGCAGAGCGTAAACATAATGGTAAAAGGGACCGATAAAATTACCAGCACCAATAACCGGGGGGAATTTCAGATCAAAGACGTTCAGGCAACCACCGTGCTGGTTGTTTCTTCTGTTGGTTATAGCAGACAAGAAATTACAGTTAATGGCAAATCTGATCTACGCATTCAATTAAAGGTTGCTATTGGTACTTTAGATGAAATTCAGTTTGTAGCTTATGGGACTACTACCAAACGGTTAAATACAGGTAATGTTACCACAATAAAAGCAAGCGATATTGAAAAACAGCCTGTACAAAATCCCTTGTTAACGCTGCAGGGTAGGGTGCCAGGTTTAGTTGTTATTCAACCTTCCGGCCTAGCTGGAAGTAGTGTAAGAATTCGAATACAGGGTCAAAACAGTATTGCTAATGGCAGCGAACCTCTTTATGTAGTTGATGGGGTGCCAATAGACCCACAATTGCCTAGGACCGGAAATGACTATGTTCTCGGTTCTAGTGGAGCAATTTTTAGTGGCTGGGGCAATCCCCTGAATTATATCAATCCTTCGGATATTGAAAGCATTGATATTTTAAAAGATGCTGATGCTACAGCTATTTATGGCTCTCGAGCTGCCAACGGGGCTATTATGATTACCACAAAAAAGGGGAAAGCCGGGGTAATGAAGTTCGATCTGAATTCGCAGGTTGGCTTCGGCAAAATGATACGCCGGTTGGATATGCTGAATACAAAACAATACTTGGAAATGCGATATGAAGCCTATGCAAATGATGGTATTGACTGGACTAGCCCATCAATTTCAGCGGACGATCTGAAAGTATGGGATACAACCCGATATACAAACTGGCAGGATCAACTTCTAGGGGGGACTGCAAAATTTACCAATTTCAATACTTCAGTTTCTGGCGGAGCGGCTACCGCTAGGTATTTTATCAGTGGCACTTATCATAAAGAAACAAGTGTTTTTCCGCTTTCGGAAGACTTCGCCGACAGAAAAGGGACACTCCATTTTAATATGGATGCCAATTCTATGAATAGTAAGTTCAAACTGCAACTTTCAGGAAATTTTATGGCTGATAATAATCAATTGCCTCAAAATGATATTACTCAAACCGCATTGTTGTTAGAGCCTGACGCGCCGCCGTTGCTAAATGCCGATGGCAGTATCAATTGGGCGCCTGACGCAAATGGTAATACTACTCTTAGTGATGCTAATGTGATGATTCAGAGATATAAAAAATATGTTAACAAGACTTATAACCTGGTAAGTAGTCTTAATTTGGGATATACTATTTTTCCCCGCTTTGAATTAAGGAGCAGTTTTGGTTATAATTATATGCAGACAAATGATTATTCTCCAGGGCCGCTTATCGCGGTCGCGCCCGAACTAAGAACTACAACAGTTAGGGGGGCGAACTTTGGCGATAGAAATATTCAATCATGGATAATGGAGCCTCAGGCAAGTTATTCGTCGAAAATCAGTAAAGGAAAAATAGAGCTATTAGTAGGCGTTACGTTACAGAATAAAAATGTAAACTCAGGCTATATCTATGGAAACGGACAGCTAAGTGATGAATTATTGAATAATTTATATGCAGCAGCAAATATATATAAGAATAACTCTTTGAGCTCTAATTATAAGTATAATGCATTTTTTGGAAGGATCAATTATAATTGGAGCGATAAATATATTGTAAACATTAACGCTCGACGGGATGGTAGTACGCGTTTCGGCGCCAATAATCGGTTTCATGATTTCGGCTCATTAGGGGGCGCATGGATTTTTTCCAACGAAAAAATTATACGGTCTAAAGCTGGTATTATAAGTTTTGGCAAATTAAGAAGCAGCTATGGCTCTACTGGTAGTGACCAAATTGGTGATTACCAATATATGAGTTTGTATAATCTTTATAGCAATGCGCCTGTTCCTTATCAGGGGATTGCTGGACTTATCCCAGCAGGATTACCAAACCCTAATTTGCAATGGGAAGAAACTTGGAAATTACAAGCGGGAATAGATCTGGGTTTTTTGCAAGACAGGGTTATTGTAAATGTGACATGGGTGCGGAATCGCTCATCCAATCAATTGCTACGGTACAGTCTTCCAAATACAGCAGGTTTTACCAGTTATTATGTAAATTTTCCTGCTATTATCCAGAACAGAAATTGGGAATTTGCCGTAACTGGGAAAATCTCACAAGGAAAGGACTTCAACTGGACATGTAATGTGAATTTAACTTTGCCTAAGAATAAATTGGTAAGTTTTCCCAATTTATCTACTTCAACGTACGCTAGCAGATTAATTGTTGGTGAACCGATTGATGTCTTAAGTAATTATCATTATTTAGGAGTAGCACCTGGTTCCGGAGATTATTTATTTTCCGATAGAAATGGTCATCCTGTATTGGAACCTAATACTGCCACTGATCGAACAAGTTTAATTTCAACATTTCAAAAGCTTTACGGAGGCTTTCAAAATAACCTTACTTACAAAAGCATCCAACTTGATTTCCTTTTTCAATTTGTATCGCAGGTTGGCTATAACGATGTCTCTTTTTGGAACGGAAGCCGGTACCCGGGGATGTTTACAAGGGGCAATAGTAATCAGCCTGTGACTGTATTAGGTCGCTGGCAAAAAGTAGGCGACAAGGCTTCTGTTGCAAAATTCAGTACAGGTGAGGTTGCGACTGTACTTGATAGCGATCATCGATATACTAACGCTTCTTTTATTAGGTTGAAAAATTTGGCCTTTTATTGGAGCTTGCCTCAAAAATGGGTTGATAAAGTACATTTTAGGAGTTTCCGAATCTATTTACACGGACAGAATTTATTGACGATCACAAATTATAAAGGATTAGATCCCGAGACCCAAAGTATGACCTCCTTACCTCCGCTACGAATTTGGACTATAGGTTTTCAAGCAGGATTGTAA
- a CDS encoding FecR family protein, translating to MTNERFIELFDKSRDGLLSESEAIEWNEWIGQSEHNREMIERLQNEEYVKRTVQLLTKARQEDWLDILEKHPELKPEGLEVKHLSNGRLVRLWIAAAVAIMIGVFVTYLFLENKTSEPKLTNTNRKLIQDIRPPDTTKARITLANGQVVALDTMSNGVFALQGRVNVVKTSDGEISYKGAGGNGGSGEVAYNTLTNPRGSKIVSINLSDGTRIWLNSESTLRYPVVFNGNERHVELIGEAYFEVAPSFIKSGKKRPFFVTANDVTVEVLGTHYNVSNYPDESTTKVTLLEGSVKVSTKNKEHSVILKPGEQTSVSHTSQLSQTIPVQTADLDLAMAWKNGTFYFNGESLEAIMKQLARYYNVDIEYEGNPPGKKFGGMISRNKNLGEVLSVLELSGVHFRIEGPKIIVLE from the coding sequence ATGACAAACGAAAGATTCATTGAGCTTTTTGATAAAAGCCGAGACGGCCTTTTATCAGAATCCGAAGCCATAGAGTGGAATGAATGGATCGGACAGTCTGAACATAACCGGGAAATGATTGAACGTTTACAGAATGAGGAATATGTTAAAAGAACAGTCCAGCTATTAACTAAAGCGAGGCAGGAGGACTGGCTGGATATTCTGGAAAAACACCCGGAGTTGAAGCCTGAAGGCCTGGAGGTAAAACATCTAAGTAATGGTAGGCTTGTTCGTTTGTGGATTGCTGCAGCTGTAGCCATCATGATAGGTGTATTTGTTACATATCTGTTTTTAGAAAATAAAACATCTGAGCCGAAACTGACCAACACAAATAGAAAGCTGATTCAGGATATCAGGCCCCCTGATACCACTAAAGCCAGGATCACGCTGGCAAACGGGCAGGTGGTAGCTCTGGATACTATGTCAAATGGTGTATTCGCTCTGCAGGGAAGAGTAAATGTAGTAAAAACCAGTGATGGAGAAATTTCCTATAAAGGTGCCGGGGGAAATGGCGGATCAGGCGAAGTGGCTTACAACACCCTTACAAACCCACGCGGCAGTAAAATAGTCAGTATTAACCTGAGCGATGGGACAAGGATCTGGCTGAACAGCGAAAGCACTTTGCGATATCCCGTAGTCTTCAACGGCAATGAACGGCACGTAGAGTTAATAGGCGAAGCCTATTTTGAGGTAGCCCCTTCTTTCATTAAAAGTGGTAAAAAGAGACCCTTCTTCGTTACTGCCAATGATGTTACTGTTGAGGTGCTAGGTACGCATTATAATGTGAGTAACTACCCAGATGAAAGCACGACAAAGGTGACCTTGCTGGAAGGAAGTGTGAAAGTTAGTACAAAGAATAAAGAGCACTCAGTAATTCTCAAACCAGGAGAACAAACATCTGTATCACATACATCCCAATTATCCCAAACAATCCCAGTTCAGACAGCTGACCTCGATCTGGCAATGGCCTGGAAGAATGGCACCTTCTATTTCAATGGGGAATCCCTGGAGGCTATTATGAAGCAACTGGCCCGCTATTATAATGTTGACATAGAATATGAAGGAAATCCGCCCGGTAAAAAGTTTGGGGGGATGATCAGCCGAAATAAAAACCTGGGTGAAGTATTAAGCGTGCTCGAATTGAGCGGGGTGCATTTCAGGATAGAAGGCCCCAAAATCATCGTGTTAGAATAA
- a CDS encoding RNA polymerase sigma factor, whose product MKEQTDKEILVAFSQGNPLAFEHIYKRFHTNIFLVAHRYIRSEEDAKDIRSKCFCKLWELHEKLEFDSMGALFSWLRASITNSCIDYLRSISIRESKRPEIVKRYWQDNETDLFEASDKEAIIIERLLKEIDQLPPKFKEVFKMRWLHDLKFREIAEELEIDVSTIKKRYSRAVVLLKRNIPDSELVILFIFLFWDIYNN is encoded by the coding sequence ATGAAAGAACAAACTGATAAAGAAATCTTAGTAGCATTTTCACAAGGAAATCCTTTAGCGTTCGAGCATATTTACAAACGGTTCCATACCAATATATTCCTGGTGGCGCACCGGTACATCCGCTCTGAAGAAGATGCAAAAGATATACGTTCCAAATGTTTTTGCAAACTGTGGGAATTGCATGAAAAACTGGAATTCGATTCAATGGGCGCTCTTTTCTCCTGGCTCCGCGCCTCTATTACCAACAGTTGTATTGATTATTTAAGAAGTATCTCCATCAGGGAATCAAAACGCCCGGAAATCGTGAAACGTTACTGGCAGGATAATGAGACGGACCTATTCGAGGCAAGTGATAAAGAAGCTATTATTATAGAAAGATTATTAAAAGAGATTGACCAGTTGCCTCCAAAGTTCAAAGAGGTATTTAAAATGCGCTGGTTGCATGATTTAAAATTTAGAGAGATCGCTGAAGAATTGGAAATCGATGTCAGTACAATTAAAAAACGGTACTCACGGGCCGTAGTATTGTTGAAAAGAAATATCCCCGATTCAGAACTGGTCATTCTTTTTATCTTCTTGTTCTGGGATATCTATAATAACTAA
- a CDS encoding thioredoxin family protein, whose product MKAILVLILCAPIFLQAQDAKLYVQSENAPIPRHAKKAGSGIIWADNLNWQQVKKKAQKENKYIFVDCFTTWCGPCKKMDKEVYVNDSVGLLLNTKFISVKVQMDSAKGDNEFTRSWYKTAREMSSSYHVAEYPTFLFFSPDGEVVYKDLGYKIPATFMQIARDALNPSKQYYALVRSYKKGKRDYENLPSLIKMSKQLGDSGNYLLLLTDYYAYLQSLGKDKLYTKENIEFIASTISKSSQLPFNMFYPNGTAVDYVMKKEGYAKNVVDHVITKEKVNPFLRAAEGKPEPDWSTLYNIIDNNYKGDYADRNVMEAKMRWYQFYGNALKYTTILNDKMEKYGSDTTNMGEDFKLNTKAFLIWQKIKDATELKRIISWMAGVVKRSEKASGDYVKYRPYYIDTYANLLYKVGETAEALKWQELAVTQGRELDIDKDDFESIQENFVKMKKGEPTWPTDKK is encoded by the coding sequence ATGAAAGCCATATTGGTATTGATTTTGTGTGCCCCCATATTTCTTCAAGCGCAGGATGCTAAGCTATATGTGCAATCTGAAAATGCCCCAATACCCCGCCATGCTAAAAAAGCAGGATCTGGTATTATATGGGCTGATAATCTAAACTGGCAGCAAGTAAAGAAAAAAGCGCAAAAAGAAAATAAGTACATCTTCGTAGATTGCTTTACCACCTGGTGCGGGCCCTGTAAAAAAATGGATAAAGAGGTATATGTAAATGACTCAGTAGGCCTTCTATTAAACACAAAATTCATCTCCGTGAAAGTTCAGATGGACTCAGCCAAAGGAGATAATGAGTTTACCCGAAGCTGGTATAAAACAGCCAGAGAAATGAGCTCGTCATACCATGTAGCCGAATACCCTACCTTCCTTTTTTTCTCGCCTGATGGGGAGGTTGTCTATAAAGACCTGGGGTATAAAATACCAGCTACATTCATGCAAATTGCCCGGGACGCATTAAATCCTTCAAAACAGTATTACGCACTTGTACGATCGTATAAAAAGGGGAAAAGGGACTACGAGAATTTGCCCAGCCTCATCAAGATGTCAAAACAACTAGGAGACTCAGGCAATTATCTGCTACTTCTAACGGATTATTATGCGTACTTACAATCACTGGGGAAAGACAAGCTATACACAAAGGAGAATATAGAATTTATTGCCTCTACAATAAGTAAATCAAGCCAACTCCCTTTTAATATGTTCTATCCTAATGGTACAGCAGTGGACTATGTGATGAAAAAAGAGGGTTACGCCAAAAATGTGGTCGACCATGTAATAACTAAAGAAAAAGTTAACCCATTTTTAAGGGCAGCTGAAGGAAAACCAGAACCGGATTGGAGTACCTTATACAATATCATAGATAACAATTATAAGGGTGATTATGCAGATCGTAATGTAATGGAGGCCAAAATGAGGTGGTATCAATTTTATGGAAATGCGCTTAAATACACTACTATCCTAAATGATAAAATGGAAAAATATGGATCAGACACAACCAATATGGGTGAAGATTTTAAATTGAACACGAAGGCCTTTTTAATTTGGCAGAAAATCAAAGATGCCACAGAACTAAAAAGGATAATAAGCTGGATGGCAGGTGTTGTAAAAAGAAGCGAAAAAGCGTCAGGTGACTATGTTAAATACAGGCCTTATTATATAGACACGTATGCTAACCTGCTTTATAAAGTCGGCGAAACGGCTGAAGCTCTCAAATGGCAAGAACTAGCAGTAACTCAAGGAAGAGAACTTGATATAGATAAAGATGACTTTGAATCAATTCAGGAAAATTTTGTAAAGATGAAGAAAGGAGAACCAACATGGCCAACTGACAAGAAATAA
- a CDS encoding transposase domain-containing protein, with product MWATCKLHEVNRYDYLKKVLNVMPTFPTSRIQELLAQSWKASITESNY from the coding sequence CTGTGGGCCACCTGCAAGCTGCACGAGGTGAATAGATATGACTACCTGAAGAAAGTACTTAACGTAATGCCTACCTTCCCAACTAGTAGAATACAAGAGCTTCTTGCTCAAAGCTGGAAGGCTTCCATCACTGAATCCAATTACTAA
- a CDS encoding histidine kinase — protein MYRIFVLAIICMACNTNGNHRQQPAKAPLLPFFKQRVNPLLQNLETAAAKKILDSLLPYIKEKDNYIDMCSWLRCMAVVYQLENKLDSARLYADRSLQLALEKDTTQRQLLAGKIQTADIMGDQHSLDSALIYGREAYFMAQKIDTPGLPLICLKLYNIYEKIGDLPMQKKYLFEGFKRSTSPKHKTVFAANISEYYGKMNEIDSALIFFQALMLDTSFSNPYYNAVRFENLGTLLSKKGYLKEGLAYQLKGMQISRKLDELSAQSYYNIAATYLKLGEYLKDEHLLDTALRLASHEKNWALQKQIWLAKAANLALQKKHELAYSAQDSAFSYFQKEVDSSVIGRARELEAKYSLLEKDLQIKSLALSNQESERIRQQQKNAIFQIISGVVLLSIYLYWVWKRKQFKMKAREESLRQQLLRGQINHHFLLSCVSELKKVIREGNIQSATEFVQQLGQLFNLSLQNARQPFVPLENELDALASYLTLQRALLTHKFDYHIEVNGINDQEVILIPPMLLQPFTENAILHGFDGKEEKGQINIQIQKKHKVLHCVIEDNGRGLQTVDNDSQKQSLSTIINKERLEILSWQTKTPAQVKIIDKKATGRQAGVRVELIVPYQLSISI, from the coding sequence ATGTATAGGATCTTCGTCCTGGCCATCATTTGTATGGCCTGTAATACCAATGGTAACCATCGTCAGCAACCTGCCAAAGCTCCCTTGCTGCCCTTTTTTAAACAGCGGGTTAATCCCTTATTACAAAATCTGGAAACTGCAGCCGCCAAAAAAATACTGGACAGCCTGCTGCCGTACATTAAAGAAAAGGACAACTATATAGATATGTGTTCCTGGCTTCGCTGTATGGCAGTGGTATATCAACTCGAAAACAAGCTCGATAGCGCCCGCCTGTATGCGGATCGGTCCCTACAGCTGGCGCTGGAGAAAGATACCACCCAACGGCAGCTCCTGGCCGGTAAAATTCAAACGGCAGACATCATGGGCGACCAACATTCCCTTGACAGCGCACTGATCTACGGCCGCGAAGCTTATTTCATGGCTCAAAAAATTGATACGCCGGGACTGCCGCTGATTTGCCTGAAACTGTATAATATCTATGAGAAGATCGGGGACCTGCCCATGCAAAAAAAATACCTGTTCGAGGGCTTTAAGCGCAGCACAAGCCCCAAGCATAAAACAGTTTTCGCGGCGAACATTTCCGAATACTACGGGAAAATGAACGAGATAGATTCCGCGCTTATCTTTTTCCAGGCATTGATGCTGGATACCAGTTTCAGCAATCCCTATTATAACGCAGTGCGGTTTGAAAACCTGGGAACGCTTCTTTCAAAAAAAGGATATCTGAAAGAGGGCCTTGCCTATCAGTTGAAGGGCATGCAGATCAGCCGTAAATTAGATGAACTGAGTGCTCAATCTTACTACAATATAGCAGCCACCTATCTAAAGCTGGGTGAATACCTCAAGGATGAACATTTGCTGGATACGGCGCTGCGCCTTGCTTCGCATGAAAAGAACTGGGCGCTCCAAAAGCAAATATGGCTGGCCAAAGCGGCCAACTTGGCGCTTCAAAAAAAGCATGAATTGGCTTATTCAGCCCAGGATTCTGCTTTCAGTTATTTTCAAAAGGAAGTAGACTCCTCCGTTATCGGCCGTGCCAGGGAGTTGGAAGCAAAATACAGCCTGCTGGAAAAAGACCTTCAGATCAAATCGCTGGCGCTAAGCAACCAGGAGAGCGAAAGAATCAGGCAGCAACAAAAAAATGCGATCTTTCAGATTATTAGCGGCGTCGTCCTCCTTAGCATATATCTCTATTGGGTGTGGAAGCGGAAGCAATTTAAAATGAAAGCAAGGGAAGAAAGCCTTCGACAACAGTTACTCAGAGGCCAGATCAACCATCATTTTTTATTAAGTTGCGTAAGTGAGTTAAAGAAGGTAATACGAGAGGGAAATATCCAAAGCGCCACTGAATTTGTTCAGCAATTAGGCCAACTCTTTAATTTGAGTCTTCAAAATGCCCGACAGCCTTTTGTGCCGCTCGAAAACGAACTTGATGCCCTGGCTAGTTATTTAACACTGCAGCGGGCTTTATTGACACATAAATTTGATTATCACATTGAAGTTAACGGTATAAATGACCAGGAAGTCATACTAATTCCGCCCATGCTGTTACAGCCTTTTACTGAAAACGCTATTTTGCACGGGTTTGACGGCAAAGAAGAAAAAGGGCAAATCAACATCCAAATCCAAAAGAAACATAAAGTGCTGCATTGCGTTATAGAAGACAATGGCCGTGGTTTGCAAACTGTCGATAATGATTCTCAAAAGCAGTCTTTATCTACCATCATTAACAAAGAGCGATTAGAAATATTAAGCTGGCAAACCAAGACACCTGCGCAAGTAAAGATCATTGATAAAAAAGCTACAGGTAGGCAGGCTGGGGTTCGTGTGGAATTGATTGTTCCATATCAATTATCAATAAGCATCTGA
- a CDS encoding LytR/AlgR family response regulator transcription factor — MNLTAPQKSRLKVLIVDDHLAIQQDLEYFFQQQSDFIVVGACGTVHEAKELINATKPDLLLLDIGLPDGTGFDILDYKPTQAKVIFMTAYNDNASLALRYSAIDYLLKPINENELREALQKVIKAHPLLREQIDIAQDSFRKRKKPDCIVLQSGQFEEITEVKDICYIQGEHGSTVVFLNGGKKVVTPKCLKYYEELLPAELFLRTHYSYLVNKFYIQRKHRKKDILSLKDGTEIPVSLRKKEMINLHFKTL, encoded by the coding sequence ATGAACCTGACCGCTCCTCAGAAATCTCGCTTAAAGGTGTTGATAGTTGACGACCACCTTGCCATCCAGCAGGACTTAGAATATTTTTTCCAACAACAATCTGACTTTATAGTGGTAGGCGCCTGTGGCACTGTTCATGAAGCCAAAGAATTGATCAATGCCACAAAACCGGACCTGTTGTTACTCGATATCGGACTTCCGGATGGAACGGGTTTCGATATCCTCGATTATAAACCAACACAGGCGAAGGTCATATTCATGACGGCATACAACGATAATGCCAGTCTGGCGTTACGTTACAGCGCCATTGATTATTTACTAAAACCCATAAACGAAAACGAATTAAGGGAGGCCTTACAAAAAGTTATCAAAGCTCACCCCCTGTTACGGGAACAAATTGACATCGCCCAGGATAGTTTCAGGAAAAGAAAGAAGCCGGATTGCATCGTATTGCAGTCCGGGCAATTTGAAGAGATAACAGAGGTAAAAGATATCTGCTATATTCAGGGTGAACATGGCAGCACTGTCGTTTTCTTAAATGGAGGAAAGAAGGTGGTCACTCCCAAGTGCCTCAAATACTACGAGGAATTATTACCCGCCGAGTTATTCCTGCGTACCCACTACTCCTATCTTGTCAATAAATTTTATATCCAACGCAAACATCGGAAAAAGGACATACTCTCTTTAAAGGATGGTACAGAAATCCCGGTGTCGCTCCGGAAAAAGGAAATGATCAACCTGCATTTTAAAACCCTTTAA
- a CDS encoding RteC domain-containing protein, with translation MLPFQSTFEELIQSLRFRLQEAEARDTGLPARQETCIRICEDSLLQLRQWVTTNAFPDRDCEIYFFKRVKPEVMSRCIFYKKVYRLHTGYYNGSGLLEKERLETELRDINRFFADNREYYTYYRKGYTHHDELFFIRGNYDWKICPDINHFDSVFSTSFDGMLAELMAYELLIKYIDGMLNPKPKLVGPSPDNTALRAHHSSLRCTATSTDVVELGYA, from the coding sequence ATGTTGCCTTTTCAATCAACGTTTGAGGAATTGATTCAATCCCTTCGATTCCGGCTGCAGGAAGCCGAAGCCCGGGACACCGGTCTGCCTGCCAGGCAGGAAACATGTATCCGCATCTGTGAGGACAGCCTGTTGCAGCTCCGGCAATGGGTTACAACCAATGCTTTTCCCGACCGGGATTGCGAGATCTACTTTTTTAAGCGGGTAAAACCGGAGGTCATGTCCAGGTGTATTTTTTATAAAAAAGTATATCGACTGCATACCGGGTATTATAACGGAAGCGGATTGCTGGAAAAAGAACGGCTGGAAACAGAACTGCGTGACATCAATCGCTTTTTTGCCGATAACCGGGAATACTATACTTACTACCGGAAGGGCTATACCCATCATGATGAATTGTTTTTTATCCGGGGCAATTATGATTGGAAAATCTGCCCTGATATCAACCATTTTGACAGCGTTTTTTCTACCAGCTTCGATGGAATGCTGGCGGAACTGATGGCCTATGAGCTGCTGATAAAATACATAGATGGCATGCTGAATCCCAAGCCAAAGCTGGTTGGTCCTTCTCCAGACAATACTGCCTTACGTGCCCATCATAGTTCGCTGCGTTGCACAGCTACCAGCACCGATGTAGTGGAATTGGGCTACGCCTAG
- a CDS encoding thioredoxin-like domain-containing protein produces the protein MKYSLLIAIFFTSCMNTGKEEVKPTLYDEASLRAFVLGTPAMNENKALDSLAGILVKAAKDSAVFRKTIVFLTEPFGSPNSSYRNQKMYATILEAEINSHWYIAPEKEIAKGKLILSRQNNLGSVANDFPYTTPGGAMKRMYDIKANFLLLYFNNPECEACKEMRAALLQSAIIDQKVKAGELKVLSIYADTAETTWRAHLGEYPRQWLSGITDGTLHKRKIYDLSAIPTMYLLDKDKKVLLKDYFTVQSIEQVVK, from the coding sequence ATGAAATACAGCCTGCTTATCGCCATCTTTTTTACATCCTGTATGAACACCGGCAAAGAGGAAGTGAAGCCTACACTATATGATGAAGCATCATTGAGGGCCTTTGTGTTGGGCACACCGGCTATGAATGAAAACAAGGCTTTAGACAGCCTGGCCGGCATCCTGGTTAAAGCGGCAAAAGACAGTGCGGTGTTTCGTAAAACGATTGTGTTTTTAACCGAGCCGTTTGGCAGCCCCAACTCCAGCTATCGAAATCAAAAAATGTATGCAACAATCCTGGAGGCGGAGATCAACTCCCATTGGTACATCGCCCCCGAAAAGGAAATCGCGAAGGGAAAGCTTATCTTATCCCGCCAGAACAACCTGGGCAGTGTGGCCAATGATTTCCCTTATACTACTCCTGGTGGAGCTATGAAAAGGATGTATGACATCAAAGCCAACTTTCTCCTGCTGTATTTTAACAACCCCGAATGCGAGGCCTGTAAGGAAATGAGGGCGGCATTGTTGCAGTCAGCGATCATCGATCAAAAAGTAAAAGCCGGTGAATTAAAGGTGCTTTCTATTTATGCAGATACCGCTGAAACAACCTGGCGGGCTCATCTGGGCGAATACCCCAGGCAATGGCTTTCCGGTATCACGGATGGTACGCTGCATAAACGAAAAATATATGATCTGAGCGCCATTCCCACTATGTATCTGCTGGATAAGGATAAGAAGGTGTTGTTGAAGGATTATTTTACGGTACAGTCGATTGAGCAGGTGGTGAAATAA